Below is a genomic region from Oscillospiraceae bacterium.
ACTGCTGGCTGGCAGCACGGAAAAATGCGTGATTAGCTTCGCGATTGCATATAAATCCGTTGCGAAAAATCTTGCAGAAATAGGCCATGCTCAGTTAGAAATAGCGAACAAGCTTCGATTGGCAGAAGCATTGCTGGACATCGCAAAAGACTACGATATTACGCTTTGTGCCTGCTGTGAACTGCCCGAACTGTATGAACTTGGCGTGCAGCCCATATCATGTGTAGATGCAAGCTTGTTTGGGATAAACGCGCCACGCGACAAAAATCAGCGTGACGGTTGCAATTGCGCTATCAGCGTTGACATTGGCGTGTATAATTCGTGCATGAATGGGTGCCAGTATTGCTATGCAAATCATAGCGAGGTTAGGGTTCGGGGAAATTACGCACGGCACAATGTGGATGCGGAAATGTTGTAGTTCCCACTTAAACTTTTCTTCTTGCTACTTTTGCAGCGGGTAATACGCCAAATTTTCCTTAATTTCTCGCCGGATGTTCACCTACTCATCAGGCCGGACATCTTTTTCATACGCGTCAAAACTTGAACGACAAGGTGTCAATGTGGTATACTATTACAAAATTAGCGATAATTTTGAGAAACATTACGGCTATTTTGTCGTAGATTAGGGGGCAAACTTGTGGCGGTTATTTACCAACCCACCGGCAAGGCACGGGAATATAGCCCGTTGGCGTGTAACCTTTACATGGCATGTTCGCACAAGTGCCGGTATTGCTATGCGCCGCATGTTTTGCAATGTAGTGCCGATACATATTTTCGCATACCGCACCCACGCAAAGATGTGCTGAAAAACATCGAAGCCGAGCTCAGGGCGAACGTTCCCACTAAACAGGTGATGCTGTCTTTCATCGGCGATGTTTACTGCGAAACGCATGACAACAACGCCACCACCCGCGCGGCGCTGGAGTTGTTCCTAGAATACGGTGTGCCGGTTGCCGTGCTGACAAAGGGCGGCGAGCGCTGCCTGAAAGACCTAGACGTGTTCAAGCGTTTCGGCGATCGAATTTGGTTGGGCGCAACGCTGACGTTTATGGACGAATCGAAAAGCCGCTACCATGAAAGCGGGACGGCGCTTCCGCAGGAACGACTTGATGTGTTGGCTGAGCTGAAGCGCAACGGCGTGACCACTTTCGCTAGTTTTGAGCCGATGATTGAAGCTCGCGAGAGCCTTGCCGTGCTGAATAGAACGCTGGAAATGGATTGCGTTGACAACTACAAAGTCGGCAAGACGGATAACTCGCAATGGTTAACTGAGCCGGTAGATTGGGACGCATATCTGCGCGAGTGCTTGGCGCTGATTCGCCCGACCGGTAAGGGGCTGTATGTCAAGCACAATCTGCGTACGGCAGCGCCGAATGTGGATGTGCGCGATGGTGAGATGGATGCGGATGCGCATGGGGTGAAGCTGTGAAAAACGCAGTATATGTGAGTCGAAATGATATGACCCAATAAGAGAGAAGTCTAAGCGTTCCGTATGTGGTGCCGCGCATGAGGAGGCTACAGGACGACAACAAAGCCATATTTTAGCAATGAACGACTTGATTGTGTTCTGCAACTTTACTGATGTCTAAATGCTGCTATCTTCGCTAGAAACAACATCAGTTATATCATCGGCTTGACGAAGCATCTCTCTCATTACGTCAAGTTCCATCTCGACGTCCATAACTTTATTATGGAACAAAGCATCCAATTGTCGGCGAAAAGCACTTACGATAGTGTCAGACATACCTTCGATTTTTCCCATTGCCTCCAAAATGCCTTTGCTTTGAATCGGTTGCCGGCTGAACTCGTCATAATTTTGCAGCAGCTTGATTGTGGTTGGAAGCGTATAGTCGGAAAACTGATGCACCTTGCTAATATTGGCAGGGTGTTTTTTGAGTTGCGCCGCTATCTGCTCGGTGGTTTTAAGTATCTCCCGCACCGGCTCTTCTAGTTTGCCTTGTCCGGCTTTGTCCAGTTCGCGTAAAGTGGATATGTAACCCTCGATGCTGTCTATGGTTTTGTCATGCTCGGGATTGCCGGCTGTAGCGGTAGGAGTGTCGCGGCGTTTGCGGCGATAGAGTGGGAGAAATACGGCAATCGCCAAGATGAGTAGCATTAGTAGCATTGTGTATGATGGGCGGACGGGCTGCTCGGGGGGAAGTTCTTCTTGTTGCGGCGGATCAAACTGCTGTGTGGGCGGTGCTTCTCGCAAAAATAAAGTCGAGTCGCTAGCTATTGCTATTTGAACGGGTGGCGTATGATAAAATGCTATTGTGCCGTTGCCAAGTTGACCAATTTCATTATACCCCCACGCCCACAGACTGCCGTCTGTTTTTATGGCAAGGGCATGGCTGCCGCCTGCCGAAACCGCATACCATTCATTAAT
It encodes:
- a CDS encoding radical SAM protein, whose translation is MAVIYQPTGKAREYSPLACNLYMACSHKCRYCYAPHVLQCSADTYFRIPHPRKDVLKNIEAELRANVPTKQVMLSFIGDVYCETHDNNATTRAALELFLEYGVPVAVLTKGGERCLKDLDVFKRFGDRIWLGATLTFMDESKSRYHESGTALPQERLDVLAELKRNGVTTFASFEPMIEARESLAVLNRTLEMDCVDNYKVGKTDNSQWLTEPVDWDAYLRECLALIRPTGKGLYVKHNLRTAAPNVDVRDGEMDADAHGVKL
- a CDS encoding 5-bromo-4-chloroindolyl phosphate hydrolysis family protein, translating into VDYDWAAITAGGAHAIALKTDDSLWAWGDNRFGQINGDVNTTHIAAPTQIGINEWYAVSAGGSHALAIKTDGSLWAWGYNEIGQLGNGTIAFYHTPPVQIAIASDSTLFLREAPPTQQFDPPQQEELPPEQPVRPSYTMLLMLLILAIAVFLPLYRRKRRDTPTATAGNPEHDKTIDSIEGYISTLRELDKAGQGKLEEPVREILKTTEQIAAQLKKHPANISKVHQFSDYTLPTTIKLLQNYDEFSRQPIQSKGILEAMGKIEGMSDTIVSAFRRQLDALFHNKVMDVEMELDVMREMLRQADDITDVVSSEDSSI
- a CDS encoding DUF1848 domain-containing protein, with the translated sequence LLAGSTEKCVISFAIAYKSVAKNLAEIGHAQLEIANKLRLAEALLDIAKDYDITLCACCELPELYELGVQPISCVDASLFGINAPRDKNQRDGCNCAISVDIGVYNSCMNGCQYCYANHSEVRVRGNYARHNVDAEML